The following proteins come from a genomic window of Pseudomonas cichorii:
- the leuC gene encoding 3-isopropylmalate dehydratase large subunit: MAGKTLYDKLWDSHLVKQRDDGSALIYIDRHIIHEVTSPQAFEGLRLAGRKPWRIDSIIATPDHNVPTTAERKGGIGAIEDEVSRLQVQTLDDNCDEYGITEFKMNDPRQGIVHVVGPEQGATLPGMSVVCGDSHTSTHGAFGALAHGIGTSEVEHVLATQCLVAKKMKNMLVSVEGQLPPGVTAKDIVLAVIGKIGTAGGNGYAIEFAGSAIRDLSIEGRMTICNMSIEAGARVGMVATDEKTVEYVKGRPFSPKGAEWDLAVEAWKDLVSDPDAVFDTVVELDAAQIKPQVSWGTSPEMVLAVDQNVPDPAQEADLVKRGSIERALKYMGLKANQPITDIQLDRVFIGSCTNSRIEDLRAAADVAKGRKVAATVKQAIVVPGSGLIKEQAEKEGLDKIFIEAGFEWREPGCSMCLAMNPDRLGSGEHCASTSNRNFEGRQGAGGRTHLVSPAMAAAAAVNGRFIDVRDLIQH; this comes from the coding sequence ATGGCCGGCAAAACGCTCTACGACAAGCTCTGGGATTCGCATTTGGTCAAACAGCGCGACGATGGTTCGGCGCTGATCTACATCGACCGCCATATCATCCATGAAGTGACCTCGCCGCAGGCCTTTGAAGGTTTGCGTCTGGCCGGGCGCAAACCATGGCGCATCGATTCCATCATTGCGACCCCGGACCACAACGTTCCGACCACTGCCGAGCGCAAGGGCGGTATCGGTGCCATCGAAGACGAAGTCTCGCGTCTGCAGGTCCAGACCCTGGACGACAACTGCGACGAATACGGCATCACCGAATTCAAGATGAACGACCCGCGTCAAGGCATCGTGCACGTGGTTGGCCCGGAGCAGGGCGCGACCTTGCCGGGCATGAGTGTCGTTTGCGGCGATTCGCATACGTCGACCCACGGTGCATTCGGTGCGCTGGCCCACGGCATCGGCACTTCCGAGGTCGAGCACGTGCTCGCGACCCAGTGTCTGGTCGCCAAGAAAATGAAAAACATGCTGGTGTCGGTCGAAGGCCAGTTGCCGCCAGGTGTTACTGCCAAGGACATCGTGCTCGCCGTCATCGGCAAGATCGGTACGGCAGGTGGTAACGGTTACGCCATCGAGTTCGCCGGCAGCGCGATTCGTGACCTGTCCATCGAAGGCCGCATGACCATCTGCAACATGTCCATCGAAGCAGGCGCTCGCGTCGGCATGGTGGCCACTGACGAGAAAACCGTCGAATACGTCAAGGGTCGTCCGTTCTCGCCCAAGGGTGCTGAGTGGGACCTGGCGGTCGAAGCCTGGAAGGATCTGGTTTCCGATCCGGATGCGGTGTTCGACACCGTGGTCGAGCTGGACGCTGCGCAGATCAAGCCGCAGGTCAGCTGGGGTACTTCTCCTGAAATGGTATTGGCCGTCGATCAGAACGTGCCCGATCCGGCTCAGGAAGCCGATCTGGTCAAGCGGGGTTCCATCGAGCGCGCCCTGAAGTACATGGGCCTCAAGGCCAATCAGCCGATCACCGATATCCAGCTGGATCGCGTGTTCATCGGTTCCTGCACCAACTCGCGCATCGAAGACCTGCGCGCCGCGGCCGATGTCGCCAAGGGCCGCAAGGTGGCTGCGACCGTCAAGCAGGCCATCGTGGTTCCGGGTTCGGGGCTGATCAAGGAGCAGGCCGAGAAAGAAGGTCTGGACAAGATCTTCATCGAAGCCGGCTTTGAATGGCGTGAGCCGGGCTGCTCGATGTGCCTGGCCATGAACCCGGATCGCCTGGGTTCCGGTGAGCATTGCGCCTCCACCTCGAACCGTAACTTCGAAGGACGTCAGGGTGCCGGTGGTCGTACTCACCTGGTCAGCCCGGCAATGGCGGCAGCGGCAGCGGTCAACGGTCGTTTCATCGATGTCCGTGACTTGATCCAGCACTAA
- a CDS encoding LysR family transcriptional regulator, whose translation MDLANLNAFIAIAETGSFSGAGEQLHLTQPAISKRIAGLEQQLNVRLFDRLGREVSLTEAGRALLPRAYQILNVLDDTRRALTNLTGEVTGRLTLATSHHIGLHRLPPLLREFTRAYPEVALDIQFLDSEVAYEEILHGRAELAVITLAPHPHSLVRAVPVWDDPLDFVAAPEHPLTNSGPMKLEDIVRYPAVFPGSNTFTHHIVSGLCEAQGLKPNIAMSTNYMETIKMMVSIGLAWSVLPRTMLDEQVARIPLPGVQLNRQLGYILHTERTLSNAAKAFMALLDAQA comes from the coding sequence ATGGACCTTGCCAACCTCAATGCTTTTATCGCGATTGCTGAAACCGGCAGCTTCTCGGGAGCCGGCGAACAACTGCATCTGACCCAGCCTGCAATCAGCAAACGCATCGCAGGCCTTGAGCAACAATTGAATGTCCGGCTGTTCGATCGCCTGGGCCGGGAAGTCAGCCTGACCGAGGCTGGCCGCGCTCTGCTGCCCCGCGCCTATCAGATTCTCAATGTGCTGGATGACACCCGTCGTGCTCTGACCAACCTCACCGGCGAAGTGACCGGTCGTCTGACCCTGGCCACCAGTCATCACATCGGCCTGCACCGTTTGCCGCCTTTATTAAGAGAGTTCACTCGCGCCTACCCCGAAGTGGCACTGGACATTCAGTTCCTGGATTCGGAAGTGGCCTACGAAGAAATTCTCCATGGCCGCGCAGAACTGGCGGTCATTACCCTCGCGCCTCATCCTCACTCGCTGGTACGCGCCGTGCCGGTCTGGGATGATCCTCTGGATTTCGTCGCAGCCCCGGAACACCCGCTGACCAACAGCGGCCCGATGAAGCTTGAGGACATCGTGCGCTACCCGGCCGTCTTTCCCGGCAGCAACACCTTTACCCATCACATCGTCAGCGGCCTCTGTGAAGCCCAGGGCCTCAAGCCGAACATCGCCATGAGCACCAACTATATGGAAACCATCAAAATGATGGTGTCCATCGGGCTGGCCTGGAGCGTACTGCCACGCACCATGCTCGACGAACAGGTAGCGCGTATTCCATTGCCGGGCGTACAACTCAATCGCCAGCTAGGCTACATCCTGCACACCGAACGGACGCTCTCCAATGCCGCCAAGGCGTTCATGGCTCTCCTCGATGCACAGGCCTGA
- a CDS encoding putative bifunctional diguanylate cyclase/phosphodiesterase has translation MSIPVDSSSLTHISAEQALKELRDRLEMALGAAQMGTWDWHIPSDTLHASAQAAQLHGMSAQPFNDTLHIFFTDVPAEERNRMRQAYNAMLDSQDDSFQITYRLQLKNGALRLLEGRAHLYRDENGAPLKLSGTLLDITQQHARSALLASEEKFAKAFHSSPDSITITELESGHYVEVNDGFCRLTGFTSQEVLGRTALEAGLWVEPEQLRQVTDQLRTTGKIHHMEMSGRHKNGTPLVLDISAELITLNETACLLVTARDISELKHAQAQVQHLAYHDPLTNLPNRAMLMERLSQQLTQLKQDNLRGALLFLDLDHFKHINDSLGHPMGDCVLTIVTARLEASVRLEDTVARLGGDEFVVLIGGLEGSRHEVATQVQDLADNLRKLLAEPMFIDRQRLQVTPSIGIALIPDHGSNPADILKRADIALYRAKDSGRNAAQLFHRSMQKAASQRLRMENDLRMALTRNELHLYYQAQVNTQSDRIIGAEALLRWQHPDYGLLAPTQFIQILEESGMILEVGGWALEEACKVGGRLLQQDLLPLNDFLLAVNISPRQFRQTDFVEQVESCLKRHRLPPTMLKLEITEGIVIENLDDTIAKMLRLKKIGVSFAMDDFGTGYSSLTYLKRLPVDVLKIDQSFVHEAATDPNDAEIVRAIVGMANSLNLSVIAEGVETVEQLAFLEQLNCHTYQGYLFSEPLPPAEFEALLCLERGLPETNVQTLLAQE, from the coding sequence ATGTCCATCCCGGTAGATAGCTCCTCCCTGACGCACATCAGTGCGGAACAAGCGCTCAAGGAACTGCGCGACCGTCTGGAGATGGCTCTGGGGGCAGCTCAGATGGGAACCTGGGACTGGCACATCCCCAGCGACACGCTGCATGCATCGGCTCAGGCAGCCCAGCTGCACGGGATGTCGGCACAGCCATTCAACGACACCCTGCATATCTTTTTCACTGACGTTCCTGCCGAAGAACGCAACCGCATGCGCCAGGCCTACAACGCCATGCTCGACAGCCAGGACGACAGTTTCCAGATCACCTACCGGCTGCAACTGAAAAATGGCGCACTCCGCCTGCTGGAAGGCCGCGCCCACCTGTATCGGGATGAAAACGGCGCGCCCCTCAAGTTATCCGGCACTCTGCTGGATATCACCCAACAGCATGCACGCTCGGCACTACTGGCCAGCGAAGAGAAATTCGCCAAGGCGTTTCACTCAAGCCCGGACTCGATCACCATTACCGAACTGGAATCCGGCCACTATGTAGAGGTCAATGACGGTTTCTGCCGCCTTACCGGCTTTACCAGCCAGGAAGTCCTGGGGCGTACCGCCCTTGAAGCAGGCCTCTGGGTAGAGCCGGAACAACTCAGGCAAGTGACCGATCAATTGCGCACGACGGGCAAGATCCATCACATGGAAATGTCCGGGCGACACAAGAATGGCACGCCGCTCGTTCTGGATATTTCTGCCGAACTCATCACCCTGAATGAAACCGCCTGCCTGCTGGTTACCGCCCGCGACATCAGTGAACTGAAGCACGCTCAGGCTCAGGTCCAGCACCTGGCCTATCACGACCCGCTGACCAACCTGCCCAACCGCGCCATGCTGATGGAAAGGCTCAGCCAGCAACTCACTCAGCTCAAACAGGACAACCTGCGCGGCGCCCTGCTGTTTCTGGATCTGGACCACTTCAAGCACATCAATGATTCCCTGGGCCATCCGATGGGCGACTGCGTGCTGACCATCGTCACCGCCCGCCTTGAAGCCAGCGTACGCCTTGAAGATACCGTTGCCCGACTGGGCGGCGATGAGTTCGTGGTCCTGATCGGCGGCCTCGAAGGCTCCCGGCATGAAGTCGCCACTCAGGTACAGGACCTCGCCGACAACCTGCGCAAGCTGCTGGCAGAACCCATGTTCATTGACCGGCAGCGCCTGCAAGTGACACCGAGCATCGGTATTGCCCTCATACCCGATCATGGCTCCAACCCCGCCGATATCCTCAAGCGCGCCGACATTGCGCTGTATCGCGCCAAGGACTCGGGGCGCAATGCCGCACAGCTGTTCCATCGCTCCATGCAGAAAGCCGCCAGCCAGCGCCTGCGCATGGAAAACGACCTGCGCATGGCCCTGACCCGCAACGAACTGCACTTGTACTACCAGGCTCAGGTCAACACCCAGAGCGACAGGATCATTGGCGCAGAAGCCCTGCTGCGCTGGCAGCATCCCGATTACGGCCTGCTGGCACCTACGCAGTTCATTCAGATCCTCGAAGAAAGCGGGATGATTCTGGAAGTTGGCGGCTGGGCCCTTGAAGAAGCCTGCAAAGTGGGAGGCAGGTTATTGCAACAAGACCTGCTGCCGCTGAACGATTTTTTGCTGGCCGTGAATATCAGCCCGCGCCAGTTCCGCCAGACTGACTTCGTCGAGCAAGTGGAAAGCTGCCTGAAGCGCCATCGCCTGCCACCCACCATGCTCAAGCTGGAAATCACCGAAGGCATTGTCATCGAGAACCTGGACGACACCATCGCCAAGATGCTGCGCCTGAAAAAGATCGGCGTCAGCTTTGCCATGGATGATTTCGGCACTGGCTATTCATCCCTGACGTATCTCAAGCGACTGCCGGTAGACGTTCTGAAGATCGACCAGTCGTTCGTCCACGAAGCCGCCACCGACCCCAACGATGCCGAGATCGTTCGCGCCATCGTTGGCATGGCCAACAGCCTCAACCTCAGCGTCATCGCCGAAGGGGTGGAAACCGTGGAGCAACTGGCGTTTCTCGAACAACTGAATTGCCACACCTATCAAGGCTATCTATTCAGCGAGCCACTGCCCCCTGCAGAGTTTGAAGCCCTGCTGTGCCTTGAAAGAGGCTTGCCGGAAACCAACGTGCAAACCTTGCTGGCTCAGGAATAG
- a CDS encoding Hsp20 family protein has translation MATAFSLAPLFRHSVGFDRFNDLFESVARNDSTSSYPPYNVEKHSDDHYRIVIAAAGMQEEDFELQIENGVLTVSAGKRGDEVEGITYLHQGITRREFKLSFRLADHIEVKNASLSHGLLNIDLIRLVPEEAKPKRIPINQQKVLQH, from the coding sequence ATGGCAACTGCATTCTCTTTGGCCCCACTCTTTCGCCATTCAGTGGGCTTCGACCGCTTCAATGACTTGTTCGAGTCGGTGGCCCGAAATGATTCAACCAGCAGTTATCCGCCTTACAACGTGGAAAAGCACTCCGATGATCACTATCGCATCGTGATTGCGGCTGCCGGCATGCAGGAAGAAGATTTTGAACTGCAGATCGAAAACGGCGTGCTGACCGTCAGTGCTGGCAAGCGGGGTGATGAAGTCGAAGGCATCACCTATCTGCACCAGGGTATTACCCGTCGCGAGTTCAAGTTGTCCTTCCGTCTTGCGGACCATATCGAAGTCAAGAATGCCAGCCTGTCTCACGGTCTGCTGAATATCGATCTGATTCGTCTGGTGCCGGAAGAGGCCAAGCCAAAGCGCATCCCGATCAATCAGCAGAAAGTGCTGCAGCATTAA
- a CDS encoding tRNA dihydrouridine synthase, whose amino-acid sequence MQIALAPMEGLVDDILRNVLTRVGGVDWCVTEFIRVTERVMPAAYFYKLASELHTDAKTAAGVPLHLQLLGSDPVCLAENAAFACELGAPVLDLNFGCPAKTVNRSRGGAILLREPELLHSIVSHVRRAVPKGIPVTAKMRLGYENTDGALDCARALVDGGAERIVVHARTKVDGYKPPAHWEWIAKIQEVVKVPVVANGEIWTVDDWRRCKEICGARDIMIGRGLVARPDLARQIAAANAGEEVVEMTWAELQPMLRTFWKDCLAKMTLIQAPGRLKQWLVLLTKSYPEAVVMFDTLRRETDCERISTLIGFSPDERS is encoded by the coding sequence ATGCAAATTGCTCTGGCGCCCATGGAGGGGTTGGTCGACGACATCCTGCGTAATGTGCTGACCCGCGTCGGCGGCGTTGACTGGTGTGTGACCGAGTTCATCCGGGTGACCGAGCGGGTCATGCCTGCCGCCTATTTCTACAAGCTGGCTTCCGAGCTGCACACCGATGCGAAAACAGCCGCAGGCGTGCCATTGCATCTGCAATTGCTGGGTTCTGACCCGGTCTGTCTGGCAGAAAATGCCGCGTTCGCCTGTGAGCTGGGGGCGCCGGTGCTGGACCTGAACTTCGGTTGCCCGGCCAAGACCGTCAATCGCTCTCGTGGTGGTGCGATTCTGCTCAGGGAGCCTGAGCTGCTGCATTCCATCGTCAGTCATGTGCGACGTGCCGTGCCCAAGGGGATTCCGGTCACGGCCAAGATGCGTCTTGGGTACGAGAATACCGACGGCGCCCTGGATTGCGCCCGGGCGCTGGTGGATGGCGGTGCCGAGCGGATCGTGGTTCATGCACGGACCAAGGTCGATGGCTACAAGCCGCCTGCGCATTGGGAGTGGATTGCCAAGATTCAGGAAGTGGTCAAGGTTCCGGTGGTTGCCAATGGCGAAATCTGGACGGTGGATGACTGGCGGCGCTGCAAGGAGATTTGCGGTGCGCGGGACATCATGATCGGTCGCGGGCTGGTGGCACGTCCGGATCTGGCCCGGCAGATCGCTGCGGCGAATGCGGGCGAAGAGGTTGTCGAGATGACCTGGGCCGAGCTGCAGCCGATGTTGCGCACTTTCTGGAAGGACTGCCTGGCCAAGATGACCCTTATCCAGGCGCCGGGACGCCTCAAGCAATGGCTGGTGCTCCTGACCAAAAGCTACCCGGAGGCAGTGGTCATGTTCGATACCTTGCGCCGTGAAACGGACTGCGAACGCATCAGTACCTTGATCGGTTTTTCTCCCGACGAACGGTCGTAA
- a CDS encoding acyl-CoA thioesterase → MVWDRATPFVIDLNVAADDIDGLGHANNAVYVSWLERCAWRHSQHLGLDLSEYRRLDRAMAVVRHEIDYLASAYEDDELQLATWIVDWDKRLKMTRCFQLKRPVDGVTLLRAQTTFVCIELSSGKPKRMPSEFIEGYGAAMSGDVPNPAAGQ, encoded by the coding sequence ATGGTCTGGGATCGGGCAACGCCTTTTGTGATCGACCTCAATGTGGCAGCCGATGATATCGATGGCCTGGGACACGCCAATAATGCGGTGTATGTTTCCTGGCTGGAACGCTGCGCCTGGCGGCATTCCCAGCACCTGGGGCTGGACCTGAGTGAGTATCGGCGTCTGGACCGGGCCATGGCGGTGGTGCGGCATGAAATCGATTACCTGGCCAGCGCCTACGAAGATGATGAGCTGCAACTGGCCACCTGGATAGTCGACTGGGACAAACGTCTGAAAATGACCCGCTGCTTTCAGCTCAAGCGTCCGGTGGACGGCGTGACCCTGTTGCGTGCCCAGACCACTTTTGTCTGTATCGAACTGTCCAGTGGCAAGCCCAAGCGTATGCCGAGTGAATTTATCGAGGGTTATGGGGCTGCCATGTCGGGCGACGTTCCAAATCCCGCCGCCGGGCAGTAA
- a CDS encoding TetR/AcrR family transcriptional regulator, with product MTDKKAQTRERILDAASAALISRGLEQPSVNEIMSAAGLTVGGFYAHFDSKESLMLEAFDRLLKQRRSAMAQVDEQLPCHERRALLAAFYLSRKHRDAKDEACPLPSTVGDMPRLPEGFQASLAEHVELMVAQLSSTPEEADSVLADLALMVGGLVLARALGTGELSDRLLRAAKSAVV from the coding sequence ATGACAGATAAAAAAGCGCAAACTCGTGAGCGAATTCTCGATGCTGCCAGTGCGGCCTTGATCAGTCGGGGTCTGGAGCAGCCGAGCGTCAATGAGATCATGAGTGCTGCCGGGCTGACGGTGGGGGGGTTCTATGCTCACTTCGACAGCAAGGAATCGCTCATGCTTGAGGCCTTCGACCGGCTGCTGAAGCAGCGACGGTCTGCCATGGCGCAAGTCGACGAGCAACTTCCCTGTCATGAGCGACGTGCCTTGCTGGCGGCGTTTTATCTGTCACGCAAACATCGCGATGCCAAGGATGAGGCTTGCCCGCTGCCTTCCACCGTCGGGGATATGCCGCGCTTGCCGGAGGGCTTTCAGGCTTCATTGGCCGAGCATGTGGAATTGATGGTGGCGCAACTGTCCTCGACGCCAGAGGAGGCGGACAGCGTTCTGGCGGACCTCGCATTGATGGTGGGCGGTCTGGTGTTGGCCCGTGCGCTGGGCACCGGCGAGTTATCGGATCGTCTGTTGAGGGCGGCCAAGTCGGCGGTGGTTTAG
- the gltX gene encoding glutamate--tRNA ligase, giving the protein MTTVRTRIAPSPTGDPHVGTAYIALFNYCFAKQHGGEFILRIEDTDQLRSTRESEQQIFDALRWLGIEWSEGPDVGGPHGPYRQSERGDIYRKYAQQLVDLGHAFPCFCTAEELDEMRAEQMAKGETPRYDGRALLLSKEEVQRRLDAGEPHVIRMKVPTEGVCVVPDILRGEVEIPWDRMDMQVLMKTDGLPTYFLANVVDDHLMGITHVLRGEEWLPSAPKLILLYEYFGWDKPQLCYMPLLRNPDKSKLSKRKNPTSVTFYERMGFMPEAMLNYLGRMGWSMPDEREKFSLQEMVDNFDLSRVSLGGPIFDIEKLSWLNGQWLRELPVEEFASRVQNWALNPEYLMKIAPHVQGRVETFSQIAPLASFFFAGGVTPDAKLFEHKKLSGDQVRQLMQLILWKLESLRQWEKDPITACIQAVVDHLELKLRDAMPLMFAAITGQASSVSVLDAMEILGPDLTRFRLRQAIDLLGGVSKKENKEWEKLLGAIA; this is encoded by the coding sequence ATGACCACCGTTCGCACTCGCATTGCGCCATCACCCACTGGCGATCCCCACGTTGGCACCGCCTACATCGCGCTTTTCAACTACTGCTTTGCCAAGCAGCACGGTGGTGAGTTCATCCTGCGTATCGAAGATACCGATCAGTTGCGTTCGACCCGCGAGTCCGAGCAGCAGATTTTCGATGCATTGCGCTGGCTGGGCATTGAGTGGAGCGAAGGTCCGGATGTGGGCGGCCCACATGGCCCGTATCGTCAGAGCGAGCGAGGCGACATCTATCGCAAGTACGCTCAGCAACTGGTCGATCTCGGCCACGCCTTCCCGTGCTTCTGCACTGCCGAAGAGCTGGACGAGATGCGCGCCGAGCAGATGGCCAAGGGCGAGACGCCGCGCTATGACGGCCGCGCCTTGCTGCTCTCGAAGGAAGAAGTGCAGCGTCGCCTGGACGCCGGCGAGCCGCACGTCATCCGCATGAAAGTGCCGACCGAGGGCGTTTGCGTGGTGCCGGACATCCTGCGTGGCGAAGTGGAGATCCCGTGGGATCGCATGGACATGCAGGTCTTGATGAAGACTGACGGTCTGCCGACCTATTTTCTGGCCAACGTGGTGGATGACCACCTGATGGGGATCACCCACGTACTGCGTGGCGAAGAGTGGCTGCCGTCCGCGCCGAAACTGATTCTGCTCTACGAGTATTTCGGCTGGGACAAGCCGCAGTTGTGCTACATGCCGCTGCTGCGTAACCCCGACAAGAGCAAGCTGTCCAAGCGCAAGAACCCGACGTCGGTGACGTTCTACGAGCGCATGGGCTTCATGCCTGAGGCCATGCTCAACTACCTGGGTCGCATGGGCTGGTCGATGCCGGACGAGCGCGAGAAGTTCTCCCTGCAGGAAATGGTCGATAACTTCGACCTGTCCCGCGTCTCCCTGGGCGGTCCGATCTTCGATATCGAGAAACTGTCCTGGCTCAATGGTCAGTGGCTGCGCGAGTTGCCGGTCGAAGAGTTTGCCAGCCGGGTGCAGAACTGGGCGCTGAACCCCGAATACTTGATGAAGATCGCGCCGCATGTTCAGGGCCGTGTCGAAACCTTCAGCCAGATCGCGCCATTGGCCAGCTTCTTCTTCGCGGGCGGCGTGACGCCGGATGCGAAGCTGTTCGAGCACAAGAAGCTGTCGGGCGATCAGGTCCGCCAGTTGATGCAGTTGATCTTGTGGAAGCTCGAATCCCTGCGTCAGTGGGAGAAAGACCCGATTACTGCCTGTATCCAGGCGGTGGTCGATCATCTGGAGCTGAAACTGCGCGATGCCATGCCGCTGATGTTCGCCGCCATTACCGGTCAGGCCAGTTCGGTTTCGGTGCTCGATGCAATGGAAATCCTCGGGCCGGACCTCACCCGTTTCCGCCTGCGGCAGGCTATCGATCTGCTCGGCGGAGTTTCCAAGAAAGAAAACAAAGAGTGGGAAAAGCTGCTGGGTGCCATAGCCTGA